A stretch of DNA from Streptococcus sp. NPS 308:
CTACTATTTCTTTTGTTCTTTTGTTTTTCTATCTCGTCTCATGATTAGGATGATAACGACAAGGAGTAAAATAACGATAATCAGGAGGAGAAAGGCAAGGATATAAATCCAATGACTGGGAATTCCGTGATCGAAATACCGTGTTCCTACAGCTTCTCCACTTTTATCTTGAGCTGCTTTTGCTGGCGTATCCGTTATTTTAGCTAAGAGGATATGTCTTCCGTTGGTAATGTTAAGGAAACAGGTGCTTAACAAAACAATCTTGTCCGTTGAGGTCAAGGAGACATCTCGCTTGTACTTGGCTTTACTTAGCAGATATTGATAGTAGGCCTGGTGTTCCTCATCGTTGGAACTCAAAGTTCGGTAAATCTCCGTGTCATAGGCATCTACTTCTAAAATCCCAAAAATCTCCAGACCACATTCACGACCATTGTAGTAGATAGAGCCATAGCGATGCTTTTCAAAAAAATCTTGATCCGCAAATTTTTGAATCTCCCCAAACATAGCACCAGAAGCCATGGAGTGACCATAAATGATGGTGTTAAAGTCAGTAAAGTTGGGATTAAAACGATAGTCTAGGAATATAGAACCTGACACAGTATAATCGCCAAAAGCATTGCGGTCAAGGTATTTGACATTGTCCTGACTCTGCAAGAGGGGATAGTCTACCTTTGTCCCATCAAGGCTAATCCAACCACAAACATCCTTGTTGAGGTGCTGCAGGGTTTCAAAGCCCGTACTGCTGGCATCCTTTTCAATGGGATTATAATGATCGTAGTCACTCGCAAGAACTCTATCAGCTGTAAAAAGACAGAAAAAAGCTAGAAAAAGGGATAGAATGACCTTTATGGTTTTGTGACTCGTACTTGTTTTCATATTTCCTTCTTTCTCCTTTCTAGCCTTGAAAATAAAAGAGCAAGAGAGGCTGTCCCTTTCTCTTTTATTAGTAGTTTAGTCAGTAATGGTATCTGCTCCTTCTTTTGCTTCTCTTCTACGACGCAAGATCAAGTAGAGGATGATGAGCAAGAAGATCAATAGCAAGAGCAAGATAAACAAGATGATGTACCATATCCACAAAGGAATCGATGAGAGAAATCGTCCGAGCGATGAATCATCAAAGACACTGTAAGGGAATGGTTTTGATTTTTTCGTATGGAAGGTGTTCTTTGGAACCGTATCCGTAATCTTGGCAACTACGATATGTCTCCCATTTGTTACGTCTAGGAAACAGGTACTGAGAAGGATGATATGGTCATTTGGCCCCAGTGTAATGTCTCGTTTGTGAATGGCAACTGAGAGTAAGTGATCGATATATTCTTGACGCCGATCATCCCCATTAATACCTGGATCGTAGATGTTAAAGTCATAGGCGTCTACCTCGAGCATCTCAAAGATCTCAAGACCTTTTTCAACACCATTATA
This window harbors:
- the srtB gene encoding class B sortase, whose product is MKTSTSHKTIKVILSLFLAFFCLFTADRVLASDYDHYNPIEKDASSTGFETLQHLNKDVCGWISLDGTKVDYPLLQSQDNVKYLDRNAFGDYTVSGSIFLDYRFNPNFTDFNTIIYGHSMASGAMFGEIQKFADQDFFEKHRYGSIYYNGRECGLEIFGILEVDAYDTEIYRTLSSNDEEHQAYYQYLLSKAKYKRDVSLTSTDKIVLLSTCFLNITNGRHILLAKITDTPAKAAQDKSGEAVGTRYFDHGIPSHWIYILAFLLLIIVILLLVVIILIMRRDRKTKEQKK